The genomic DNA TAAGCCTTGTGGGTATTGAAAATGCTTGGGCTTGGGGGCCAGCAACGCATTTGCATTATGGCTATGAGATTTTAAGCCAGTTGCACCTCTTGCCAACAGCTATGGCAGACTTGCTCAATCGTTTTCCTAAAGTTTATTTATACGGAACCATCAGTGCCGATATCGTGTTGGCCAAAAAGTTTGGTAAAGATTTTCATCATTGCCACCATTGGCACAATGGCTTTTCTTTGTTGGATTATGCAGAGTCAGAGAGAGAGCAAGCCTTTGTATGGGGTTACCTTTCACATTTGGCCGCAGACTGTATCAGTCACAATTGTTTTGTCCCCAGTCACATGGTTTTATCTTACGATAAAAAATTTCTTAATCACATGTATTGGGAGCTGCGTTTTGACAAAGTACTGACTGATGAAAAAATCTTAAATTTGTTTCACGAGTTAAGCAAAGATAATTTTACAGATTGTGATGCTTTATTTGAAAGAAACATCCAAATGCGTTTGATGGATTTTTCCTTTAATAAAAAAGTATTTCAAAAAATATTGATATTACAAGGGGTAAGCCAATGGCAAAACATGTTGCATAAAATGCAAAACAATGACCGTTGGCAATTGTCAATCGAGACGGTGGAACACTATCGCCAGCGTTCATTGAATGCGGTTGTAGATTTGCTGACCCATAGAGACGATGCTGCCATACTCCAACATGACCCACAAGGTGTCAAAAGGCAGAAGTTGGCAGGAAAATACCGTAGACAAATGCGTTTTTCTTTAAACTTGAAGCATGAAGACGTTCAAGAGAAAGTCCAGGAGTTGGCTAAACTTTAGTTTGGTTTCTAAGGCAGCTTTACACATGAGTAGCATAAATTTTACACCCCCAGTTCAGCCGCAAGATCATACGGACGATATTTTCCGGCAGTCCCTGCTCATGGCAGACAGCCTAAGAACCAGGGTAAAAAGCAAACGTTATTTTACCCGTTTGGTTGAGTCCAATGTGGATAAAGCAACCAAGCAATCGGCTTTGCTGGCTTTGATCATGGTCAGTTATTGGGATAAAGATTTTATCCAATGTGAGCAATACTGCAAACAGTTGATCAAACTGGATACTTACACCTCATACAGTCTATTTGCCCTAAACTTAATGTATGAAATGAACAAAGTCTTGGGCAAGCAACATACACTCAACGCCATCGCAAGTTTAGTGGATAAAATTAACAAAAAATTAAATATAAATTAGATCAAATACAAAACAGTAAAAAAACTTTTGTGCTGTTGTGGATTTATTCGGTTAAGGTTACCGTTAAGGGGTCAAGTTTCTTGTTGTCTTTGAGTAGCTCAAAATGCAAATGCGGTCCTGTTGAGCGTCCGGTGCTGCCAACTTCAGCCACAACATCACCTTTGCTTACGCTATCGCCTTTTTTAACCTTGATTTTGGATAAATGCGCGTAGCGTGATTCGTAGCCCTTATCATGCTTAATAATCAAGACATTACCATAACGGCCTTTTTTACCGGCATACTTGACCGTTCCGCTCAGAGCAGCCTTCACGGGGTCACCCACTTTGCCTCTAAAATCCAAACCGCCATGAAAAGCCAACTTATGGGTAAAAGGATCAAGCCTTGCTCCGTAAGAAGAGGTTAGTCGTTTAAGCTCAGGTAAGTGTAAGAGGTTTTTCTTGTAGCGTTTGGTGTCGGCTTGAAAAGTCTCGTAACTTGGAATTTCGTCTTTGATATCCATGCTTTCTTCCACCCCCCCTTGAAAGTTCTCAGGGTTTTCTTGGTCCTGACTAAGGTCAAGTGGAGAGCGTTCATTATCACGCTGTGCAGAATTGTTGCTTTCTGGTGTTGAAGGCTGATCCATACTCATATCTTCATCCTCCAGAGAATGGGAGGCCATTTCTTGAACATTGGCATCGTCGTGGGCCGCATGTTCATGGCTTGTCTGTTTTTCCTGCGGATTTTGAGTTTCCATTTGCGTCAGGCCTATGCTGCTATCGGCAATTTGACCATTAAGATCTTCTTGTTTATCTTCCGTAACCGTAGATTCAGTGTTGGGCTCATTTGAGCTCTCCTCGGCCATATCTTGGACATGATCATGAATACTGGGGACATCCAGCATAGAATTTTCTTTTGCAGTTGCTTTTTTTGCTCTGGCTTTTGTGGTTTTTTGACTAACCTGGCTTTTGATACTTTGGTCTTCAACTTGTAAGGGCTTTTCTTTGAATAAAGAAAAAACAAACAGGCTTAAAGTTAAAACACACAAGATAATGGCAAAACTGAGCAAGTGATTGCTATTGAAACGCAGTTTAGAACTTTTTTGGCTTTTAAGCTCCAGTTTAAAGTCCTGATTTTTTTGCAACAGTTGAGGTAAAATTTTAAAGGGTTTAACCTTGGTTTTTTCTGAAATAATTTCAGGGATTTGCGCTGTTTTAGGGTCGGTTAGGGGCTTTTTAGGGTCCACATTGACCTTAATTTTTACTTTTTTGGTTTTGGGCGGCTCCAGGCTGTCGTTCACGGCCGGTTTGAGGCTATCCAAGTTCAGCAACTGGGTTTTTTCCTGGGTATTGTTTTGTTCTTCTTGGGCAGCCAGTCCCAAAGCGCTGTTTTCAGAGGTTTTTTGTAATTTGAGGATGGTTTTACATTTTGGGCAAGGCAACTTAATCCCATAACTCATGGTAAAAACGTTTTGACATTTTTGATAGCTCAACTCACCAGGCTTGCTGATGGGCGCTTCAAAGCTGTGCTGACATGTGTTGCATTGTATGTTTAACATTGTTTCCTCTTACCCTTATAATTAAGCAATTTAGATGCCAAGAATAAAATGTCAAGTTGTTGATATTATTAAAGATAATCGTGCAAAAACTCACCATATTGCGACATGTTTTTCTTAAAAAAGTTCTGAAATATCCAAGATCTTTATGCTACAATTGTAGATCTAGACAAGGAAAATGAAGTAAAAAAAACTTAACCCAGGAGGTTGTACACTAATGTCATTAAAAAAAACATCTGACTTAAAAGGACACCAAGACTTAATTCAATCTGATTTTGAGCTGAGAAAACTGGCTAAGGATCACCAAAAATTTGAAAAACGTTTAGAAGATCTAAACAAACAAAAATTTTTAAACGATCACGATGAACGAGAAATGAAAAAAATTCAAAAAATGAAGCTGGTTTTAAAAGATCAAATGATGAAACGTTTATCCGTGATCAACTAAGCTGTTTTACAGTCCTTAAAAAGGGCCCCTAGGGGCCCTTTTTTAATGTAAAAAATGTTTGAGTGTTGAACAAGCTTGCATTTTTACATATTCTTTATAAAAGAAAGGATGTTTAAAAATACTGTATACTGGGTAAGCCTAATGTTTGTGTGTGTACTCTTTTATTCATGCAACAAACAAAAAAAAATTTACAAGCAGTTGTACAAAGACAGTCAAAGCATCACACAAAAAATCATCAGCTTTGGTCCGAGACCCGTGAACAGCCCTGCACATCAACAGGTTCAAAACTACATAGAAAGCTATTTAAAGTCTCAGCAAATTCAATTGGAAAAGCTTCAATTCACTGCCAATACGCCCATTGGTCCAGTCCCCATGACCAATCTACGCTACGCAATTGCATCTCCAAAGGCAAAGTATCCCAGCATACTTTTATCAGCCCATTATGATAGCAAAATTTTACCCGGGAAAAAGTTTCTGGGTGTCAATGATGCGGCAACATCGGTAGCGTTGATTCTTGCACTGACCCCCATCATTCAAAAATTAAAGTTGCCATACGTGGTGGAAGTGGTTTTCTTTGATGGTGAGGAGCCTATTAAACAGTGGGTAGGCAAAGATAATCTTTATGGCAGCAGACACTTTGCCACGCATCACCTTCCTTCCGCCAACATCGCTTATGCTATTTTATTGGATATGATCAGCGATAAAGATTTGAATTTAGTACGGGCCCATGCATCGGATAAGTCTTTATCCAAATTGTATGAAAAAGTATTAACAGATATGAAATGGTCGCATGTTCTGGACAAACGTTTGTCGTTTATTCAGGATGACCATTTATCCCTGATTAGAGCCGGCATCCCCACCTTACTGATCATGGATTTTACCTACGGTGGTCCCAGAGGTCCCGGTATTTTTTGGCACACGGAGCAAGACAACATGAGCAATGTTAGCTTTGAAAACACGGCCAAAGTGGGTCAGTTGGTGCTAAGAATTTTAGATCACTTTAAACAAACCATGGTTCAAGTTCCGTAGCCATAGCGCCAAAGCTCCATGACTTCAATGCTATAAAAATGCTTGAAGTTGTTGGTGGAGATCAGACAAATTGTCATGATTTAGCAAGGTATGATCGGCCAGAGCAAGGGTGGCTTGGAGTTGCTGAGCCTGCAGGTTTTTTGAAGACTCCAGTTTTTCATTGTGGATAAATTGTTCAAGGCTGTCGGCATTTTCTGCCCGGCCTCTATGCTTAGCCCGCTCAAATCTAAGCTCAACTGGAGCATCAATGCATAGTAAAATAAAATTAGGGTAATGGGCTCTAAACAGTTTGACTTCACTGGGATGCCTAAAGGAGTCCACCACAATTTTTTTGCTGGGCCTGTGCTTAATTTTTTCCAGGGTTTTTTTTGCCAAAACATCCACGCCGTGCTCTTGGCGCAGTTGCGTGCCTATATCAATAAAGCTCAGGCGCGTCTCTGCAATGCCTTTTTCTGCCATGCTCTGGCGCAAGACATCGGATAAAGAGTAAAAATCATAACCCTGCTCGGTTAAAAAAAGGGCAGCGGCACCTTTGCCAGAGGCATTGGTACCGGTTAAGCCTATAATAGATTGAGGAGATGAGCTTAGCAAAACAAGACTTTAGTCGTCATCTTCTTCATCAAAGATATCATCTTCATCAAGACGCATTTCACCCTCTTCAGAAAAGCTAAACAAGTCTTTTTCTGCATCTGCTGGCGAGCGGGTAAAAGAGTCTTCACCAAAGGTTTCATCAAACTCAGAAAGCTCATCAACGACGCTGTCTTTTTCATCGTAATCAAATTCTTCATCGTCATCAAAGCTAACCGGATCACGTAGCGGTGACTCAGTATCAATCAACGTTGCATCTGGATCCACAAACGTTTCCTCAGTGCTCTGAACATGGGTTTCTTCAAGCACCTCATTGGGCTCCATTTCAGGAGTTTGTGGCGTTTCTACCACCGGCGTAATAATGGCGTCTTCTTTAACCTTGACGTGTTTTTTGGCGCTGGGCTTCTTGGCCTTTTTAGGCGCAGCCTTCTTTACAGACTTCTTCTTGGTGGCCTTTTTAGCGGTTTTTTTCTTGCTGGTTTTTTTGGCAGCCTTCTTTTTCGTGGCTTTCTTGGCAGTTTTCTTTTTGCTTGTTTTTTTAGCAGCCTTTTTCTTACTGGCTTTTTTTATGGTCTTTTTCTTCTTGGCCGCTTTTTTAGTACTTTTCTTTTTAGCCTTTTTGGCTGTTTTTTTCTTGCTTGCCTTCTTTTTTGTGCTTTTCTTAGCAGTTTTCTTTTTGCTTGTTTTTTTAGCAGCCTTCTTCTTGGTGGCCTTTTTAGCAGTTTTTTTCTTCTTGGCCGCTTTTTTAGTGCTTTTCTTTTTAGCCTTTTTAGCGGTTTTTTTCTTAGTTGACTTCTTTTTCGTGGCTTTTTTGGCCGTTTTCTTTTTGCTTGCCTTCTTCTTGGCCGCTTTTTTAGCCGTTTTCTTTTTGCTTGACTTCTTCTTGGCCGCTTTTTTAGCCGTTTTCTTTTTGGCTACTTTTTTAGCAGATTTCTTCTTCGTGGTCTTTTTTACGGTTTTCTTCTTTGCAGGCTTTTTGCTTGCTTTTTTCTTCTTTGCCATGGTGTGGGTTCCTTTTAAAAATGTAAAATTAACAACATCAATGCACGCATGCATCCAACATGGCCTAGCGTATCACTTCATGGACATTCACTCAGACCCGCAAACGGCATTTATTTTCCTATACCGTTTCATGCAATAGAATAAATAAAGCAAAAACACTTTGCAAGTTTAAATGCTTATCACTGGCAATTGATTTCTTTTGATTCTAAGGGTATAGTCAAATCCTTGCGCTGCAGAGTTCAGTGCTTACATTCAACCCAATGGGGGCGACTGGTTTCGACGGGAGATTGGAACGTTTGGTTGCACGTCGAGGAGGTGCTTGGCCTCGTAAAAAAAGCACAAACTAGTAATTGATGACAATCAATTCGCAATGGCAGCTTAATTAAGCTACCCGTTCAATTCCCCGATTCCTATTAAGGGATGCGAACGCCAAATCAGTAGGATAGTGGAGCAGGGCGTCTGGCCTCTGTTGCATGAAACTTTAGTCAGAATCGCCAATCAAAACCCTGTTTATGGGGGCTTGAAAGGTTAACTATAAAGCATAAACTAAACGTGTAGTGGCCACTCTGGAAGAACTTTCGGACGGGGGTTCGAATCCCCCCGCCTCCACCAAAACAATTGTACCCCGCAGGGGTGAAATTGTTTTGTTGAGATTGCTGAGATTTGAACATGATCCCCGGGTTAGGAGGAACAAAAAGCACTGCTTTTTGTGACGGAATACTGGGAGATTCGCCGAAGAGGCGAATCGAGACAGTGCGAAAATCCCCCCGCCTCCACCACCAAAACAAAAACCCTGGTTTTGGTGGTCTTTAAAAGCTAATCCTAAAACCTCAACCCTTTTGCGGGCGCCTTCGAACCCCCTACGGGGTTCGTTCGTATATTTAGGGTCGCTGCGCTCCCATGGCCCCCGCCTCCACCAGCAAAACAAAAATGGGAAGTTTTGCTGGTCTTTAACGGTTAATCCCTAAACCTTACCCTAGCTAGCGGGATTCGAACCCAGGGCTCGCTGCGCTCGCCCGGTTCGTCTTTTGTTTGAGTTCGCTTCGCGAACATGGCCCCGCCCTGCGGTGGTTCATTTTTATCTGGCTGTAGGGAATTAAAGTTGTCTTGTTTTGATGTATCAGAATAAAAAAGGTTCCTGTTTATTTTTTTTGTGGGTTGGGTATTATTGAAGAAGTAGGAGTAAATATACTTATATTTATCACTACATATAAAAGTTAAAAATATCATCAGATTAACTTTGGGTAAGTAAAAGTATGAATGTTAAGCAAAAATATAGTTCAGTCGACTGTCCCCGGAACTAAAGTATTAGTTTGAAACTTTTTACGAAATCAATTGACTATATCTGGAGAAGTAAATGGAGCAAAGTAAATTGAGTCTTCCAACAAAGATTGAAAATAATTTTTTGCAAAGCATCACCACTGCTTTAAAACTTCAAAGAGAAGTACTCGCTTCTGAAATAGAAATAGAAGAGGCTTGGCGTCAGTTGCCTAGATATCTTTCCAAAGTTCCAGATAACTATAAAAATGCGATGTTAGCAAAAATGTGTGTGGCTATAAAAACTGGATTATTTGACAGTGCGCTTAATTATATCTGGAACCTAGGCATAACAGCGTTAAGGTCTAAAGTTGATACATTTGGCTTTACAGCTGTCTCAGGTCTTTTAGAGAAAGATATCGATGAGAAGAAATTGCTTGAATGGAAAGATCACGACTTACTAGACCTTTGTTTGAAAATAAATTTAATTAACGAAGATGCCTTTTTCTTTCTAAATAATTGTAGAGAGCTTAGGAATCAGTATTCGATAGCTCATCCAAATGAAGTGCTAATAGATGATGCGGAACTTATAGCTTTTCTAAATAGAGTTATTAAATATGCGATAGGTGGTGAAACCAACCCAAAAGGAATTGATCTCAGGGAGTTATTAGAACTAATACGAGCTAATCAGTTTTCTTCAGATCAATTGTCACAGTGGACAGAGCGTTTCGAAGGCACTCACGAAGCTCAAAGACAAGCTATTTTTCAGACTCTTCATGCGATTTATTGTGATCCTAAGGAAAATGAGGTTTCCCGAGGTAACGTTCAAGATTTATCTCTAAAATGTTCTGGAAATATTAGTTCCAATGTTCTCTCTGGTTTAGCTGATCGGCATGGTGAGTATCTTGCCAAGGGTGACGAAAAACGTATCCGTGCCTCTAGAAAGTTTTTTGAAGAGTTAGGACTTACATCAGCATTAAGTAATGCCGAACAGTCTACTATATTCTCTAAAGCTGTTGATGACTTGAATTCTATACACAATGGATATGATAACTTTCACAACGAACCCCCTTTCGCAGATAGACTTTCAGAGCTTAAGAAACAGTTAGAAGTTCCAGATCATTTAAAAGATAAATATGTTACGACAGTAATATCTTGTTTCATAGGTAATGGATATGGAGTATCTAGAAAGGCCGAACCTATATATGAGTCAATGATTTCAAATTTTACTTGGGCAGAAATTAAAATAATGCTTCAGATAGCAGAAAAGTCAGACAATATTGTTGGTTTTCGCGTTAAGGAAAAAGAAATGTGCAAATCTCGTTTTAAGCAAGCTTGTGTTAAAATAGACTCTAAAAGAGTCACTAATGAAGTAAAAATATTATATGATAAGTGGATATAACCTAAGTTTCTATACAGTCGACTGAATTGGAAATCCATTGTTTACATTTACATATTAGTTTTAAATGTTTAGGTGCCAGGTGTATTTTTGTAATGCGTTGTGACTGGAATAGGTATTATCTGGATTGATAATCGGTCAGGTATATTTAGATGCGTATGGATGTGGTGGAATTAAATTAATTCCTGTTTATGTGCCAGACGTATTTTTGTAACACGATGCATTTCAAAAATACGCCTGGCACCTAAACTCACTTGCATCCAGGGTTAATTAAAATAGTATTAATACATAGTGTGTCACTTGATTTCACTACAGTTTTTTTAATAGTTCAATCTCATAGTTATCAAAACCGCGTGGTTTGGTATCTAGACTCCGAATTCTTTTTATCAAACTATCAATATCTTCTGTAGCTTTATCTTTGTAAAAATCGTCGAGTTTCTTCAGCAACTCAAAAGGTATTCCAAGTTCTTTAAGTGCTGCATAAGATTCAGGAATAAACCCACTCTCGACTTGTCCCGCAAAAAAAGCATAATTCCCCACTGGTAGCCCTAGCGGTTCATAGGTAGCCCGTTGAATTGAGTCGAGAGTCATTAATACTTTGGGGAACCTAAATTCGTACCACTTTTTAATAAATTTCATACATTTCCGAACAGCAGCGTTTGGTTTTACGTTACCTTTAGAGATGATTTTTTGAATCAATTCTTGTGAGCTTTTAACTGTTCTATACCAATTAATAACCAATGTTAGCTGTGCCCCACTAACAACACCATCTACCTCATTCTGACCTTCTCGCCTGTAAACTAGGAAATCCCAGATTAGATTACAAGCCAAACGGAGTTGTGAGTAGGTTGGAGGCCCCGTCCACTTTAGCTCATCACTCAATTCAGGTTTGGCTTTAAGGTGTCTAGCCAGGGCGATCTGCCCCCTTGGAGAAATATTTGAATTGTCCTTAATAATTTCTAAGTCTAAAGATTTGTTATTTACTATGGGCTCTATTTTTTTCTTTGGAACTTCCTTCAAATCTTCTGGTTCGATTTGAACCAAGAGCTCGTCAGCAGCTAAATTTTGACTAAACCATGGGAAATCCACAAAAACATCAGTTTTGGGTATTTCATCCCCAAAGATATAAACGTCTCCTGTCAAATAAGTTCCCATCCTCCCAGCTCGACCTGCAATGTTTTTTACGTCAAAACTGTTTAATGGAGTTCGCCCTTTTTCTTTATCATATATTACAACGTTCTTAGCAGATGTATTGATGCCTTC from bacterium includes the following:
- a CDS encoding M23 family metallopeptidase, coding for MLNIQCNTCQHSFEAPISKPGELSYQKCQNVFTMSYGIKLPCPKCKTILKLQKTSENSALGLAAQEEQNNTQEKTQLLNLDSLKPAVNDSLEPPKTKKVKIKVNVDPKKPLTDPKTAQIPEIISEKTKVKPFKILPQLLQKNQDFKLELKSQKSSKLRFNSNHLLSFAIILCVLTLSLFVFSLFKEKPLQVEDQSIKSQVSQKTTKARAKKATAKENSMLDVPSIHDHVQDMAEESSNEPNTESTVTEDKQEDLNGQIADSSIGLTQMETQNPQEKQTSHEHAAHDDANVQEMASHSLEDEDMSMDQPSTPESNNSAQRDNERSPLDLSQDQENPENFQGGVEESMDIKDEIPSYETFQADTKRYKKNLLHLPELKRLTSSYGARLDPFTHKLAFHGGLDFRGKVGDPVKAALSGTVKYAGKKGRYGNVLIIKHDKGYESRYAHLSKIKVKKGDSVSKGDVVAEVGSTGRSTGPHLHFELLKDNKKLDPLTVTLTE
- a CDS encoding DUF465 domain-containing protein, with product MSLKKTSDLKGHQDLIQSDFELRKLAKDHQKFEKRLEDLNKQKFLNDHDEREMKKIQKMKLVLKDQMMKRLSVIN
- a CDS encoding M28 family peptidase; translation: MFKNTVYWVSLMFVCVLFYSCNKQKKIYKQLYKDSQSITQKIISFGPRPVNSPAHQQVQNYIESYLKSQQIQLEKLQFTANTPIGPVPMTNLRYAIASPKAKYPSILLSAHYDSKILPGKKFLGVNDAATSVALILALTPIIQKLKLPYVVEVVFFDGEEPIKQWVGKDNLYGSRHFATHHLPSANIAYAILLDMISDKDLNLVRAHASDKSLSKLYEKVLTDMKWSHVLDKRLSFIQDDHLSLIRAGIPTLLIMDFTYGGPRGPGIFWHTEQDNMSNVSFENTAKVGQLVLRILDHFKQTMVQVP
- a CDS encoding zinc dependent phospholipase C family protein, translated to MFLYLKNTILVIVVVSLVGIENAWAWGPATHLHYGYEILSQLHLLPTAMADLLNRFPKVYLYGTISADIVLAKKFGKDFHHCHHWHNGFSLLDYAESEREQAFVWGYLSHLAADCISHNCFVPSHMVLSYDKKFLNHMYWELRFDKVLTDEKILNLFHELSKDNFTDCDALFERNIQMRLMDFSFNKKVFQKILILQGVSQWQNMLHKMQNNDRWQLSIETVEHYRQRSLNAVVDLLTHRDDAAILQHDPQGVKRQKLAGKYRRQMRFSLNLKHEDVQEKVQELAKL
- a CDS encoding AAA family ATPase, which produces MLSSSPQSIIGLTGTNASGKGAAALFLTEQGYDFYSLSDVLRQSMAEKGIAETRLSFIDIGTQLRQEHGVDVLAKKTLEKIKHRPSKKIVVDSFRHPSEVKLFRAHYPNFILLCIDAPVELRFERAKHRGRAENADSLEQFIHNEKLESSKNLQAQQLQATLALADHTLLNHDNLSDLHQQLQAFL